The proteins below are encoded in one region of Streptomyces cyanogenus:
- the recO gene encoding DNA repair protein RecO, which yields MSLFRDDGIVLRTQKLGEADRIITLLTRGHGRVRAVARGVRRTKSKFGARLEPFSHVDVQFFARGSELVGRGLPLCTQSETIAPYGGGIVTDYARYTAGTAMLETAERFTDHEGEPAVQQYLLLVGALRTLARGEHAPHLVLDAFLLRSLAVNGYAPSFDACAKCGMPGPNRFFSVASGGSVCADCRVPGSVVPSPRTLVLLGALLTGDWETADACEARYVREGSGLVSAYLHWHLERGLRSLRYVEK from the coding sequence ATGAGTCTGTTCCGCGACGACGGCATCGTGCTGCGCACCCAGAAGCTGGGCGAGGCGGACCGGATCATCACGCTGCTCACCCGTGGGCACGGGCGGGTGCGGGCCGTGGCGCGCGGAGTGCGGCGCACCAAGTCGAAGTTCGGGGCCCGGCTGGAGCCGTTCTCCCACGTCGACGTGCAGTTCTTCGCGCGCGGGAGCGAGCTGGTCGGGCGTGGCCTGCCGCTGTGCACGCAGAGCGAGACGATCGCTCCCTACGGCGGCGGGATCGTCACGGACTACGCCCGGTACACCGCCGGGACCGCCATGCTGGAGACCGCCGAGCGGTTCACCGATCACGAGGGCGAGCCGGCCGTGCAGCAGTACCTGCTGCTCGTCGGGGCGCTGCGGACGCTCGCCCGGGGCGAGCACGCGCCGCACCTGGTCCTCGACGCCTTCCTGCTGCGCTCCCTCGCCGTGAACGGGTACGCGCCCAGCTTCGACGCCTGCGCGAAGTGCGGGATGCCCGGCCCGAACCGGTTCTTCTCCGTGGCCTCCGGCGGCTCCGTCTGCGCCGACTGCCGGGTGCCCGGCAGCGTCGTACCGTCCCCGCGGACCCTGGTGCTCCTCGGGGCGCTGCTTACGGGAGACTGGGAGACGGCGGACGCGTGCGAGGCGCGGTACGTCCGCGAGGGCAGCGGGCTGGTGTCCGCCTACCTGCACTGGCATCTGGAGCGCGGGCTGCGCTCCCTGCGGTACGTAGAGAAGTAA
- a CDS encoding isoprenyl transferase — translation MVVRGILGRQRREYKAPEPHPSGARAPKLPGELVPNHVAIVMDGNGRWAKERGLPRTEGHKVGAERVLDVLQGSIEIGVRNISLYAFSTENWKRSPDEVRFLMNFNRDFIRKTRDQLDELGIRVRWVGRMPRLWKSVAKELQVAQEQTKNNDLLTLYFCMNYGGRAEIADAAQALAEDVKAGRLDPSKVNEKTIQKYLYYPDMPDVDLFLRPSGEQRTSNYLLWQSAYAEMVFQDVLWPDFDRRDLWRACMEFASRDRRFGGAVPNEELLAMEAAMKGDSTS, via the coding sequence ATGGTCGTACGCGGGATCCTGGGGCGCCAGCGGCGCGAGTACAAGGCGCCGGAGCCGCACCCCTCCGGCGCCCGCGCGCCCAAGCTCCCGGGTGAGCTGGTCCCGAACCACGTCGCGATCGTCATGGACGGCAACGGGCGGTGGGCCAAGGAGCGCGGACTGCCGCGCACCGAGGGGCACAAGGTCGGCGCCGAGCGGGTGCTGGACGTCCTCCAGGGCTCCATCGAGATCGGTGTGCGCAACATCTCCCTGTACGCCTTCTCCACCGAGAACTGGAAGCGCTCGCCCGACGAGGTCCGCTTCCTGATGAACTTCAACCGCGACTTCATCCGCAAGACCCGCGACCAGCTCGACGAACTCGGCATCCGGGTGCGCTGGGTGGGCCGGATGCCCCGGCTGTGGAAGTCCGTCGCCAAGGAGCTGCAGGTCGCCCAGGAGCAGACGAAGAACAACGACCTGCTCACCCTCTACTTCTGCATGAACTACGGCGGCCGCGCCGAGATCGCCGACGCCGCACAGGCCCTCGCCGAGGACGTGAAGGCGGGCCGGCTCGACCCGTCGAAGGTCAACGAGAAGACCATCCAGAAGTACCTGTACTACCCGGACATGCCGGACGTCGACCTGTTCCTGCGCCCCAGCGGGGAGCAGCGCACCTCCAACTACCTGCTCTGGCAGAGTGCCTACGCCGAGATGGTCTTCCAGGACGTCCTGTGGCCTGACTTCGACCGCCGTGACCTGTGGCGGGCCTGCATGGAGTTCGCCTCCCGGGACCGGCGCTTCGGCGGAGCCGTCCCGAACGAGGAACTGCTCGCCATGGAAGCCGCCATGAAGGGCGATTCCACCTCCTAG
- a CDS encoding histidine-type phosphatase — MRRLTPVLALGALLLTALPAHAADGPAHRESYGTKAPYAPRQGERDHQRPPAGFVPVFTENVSRHGSRAASDSEDADLVLALWEQAEAEGQLTGRGEEFGPVVRALRAAMAKTGYGNLSGRGRQEMADTAVRLRRRLPTLFRKIADDGERIDVVSSGQGRAVDSATAFTGALADAEPALKPLIGPVRTDKDLLYFHKAAGGAAYRDYIENDQRLKETLHGITDQPRTRKAAHSVLRRIFKEPFVARIGDQAGAAQAVHDLYAIAPAMSEESPDGEGWGMERFVSRSDAAWFGYVSDAEDFYEKGPGFADSDITYKMADVLLDDFFRQAEAKRAGTSDLGAELRFSHAEEIIPLAALMRLPGSTRATEPGEAYTYADNPWRGADVSPLGANIQWDVFAKGDRYLVRMLYNEKETAFKPGCRPVAEGSSFYDLDELERCFGRS; from the coding sequence ATGAGACGTCTCACCCCGGTCCTCGCCCTCGGCGCCCTGCTGCTCACCGCCCTGCCCGCCCACGCGGCCGACGGCCCCGCGCACCGCGAGAGCTACGGCACGAAGGCGCCGTACGCCCCCCGACAGGGGGAGCGCGACCACCAGCGGCCCCCGGCCGGTTTCGTTCCTGTCTTCACCGAGAACGTCTCCCGGCACGGGTCCCGGGCCGCGAGCGACAGCGAGGACGCCGACCTGGTGCTCGCGCTGTGGGAGCAGGCGGAGGCGGAGGGGCAGCTCACCGGCAGGGGGGAGGAGTTCGGGCCCGTCGTCCGCGCCCTGAGGGCCGCCATGGCGAAGACCGGCTACGGCAACCTCAGCGGGCGCGGCCGGCAGGAGATGGCGGACACGGCCGTCCGGCTCCGGCGCCGGCTGCCGACCCTGTTCCGCAAGATCGCCGACGACGGGGAGAGGATCGACGTCGTCAGCTCCGGGCAGGGGCGGGCCGTGGACAGCGCCACCGCCTTCACCGGCGCCCTCGCCGACGCCGAGCCCGCGCTGAAGCCGCTGATCGGGCCGGTGCGCACCGACAAGGACCTGCTGTACTTCCACAAGGCGGCGGGCGGTGCCGCCTACCGCGACTACATCGAGAACGACCAGCGCCTGAAGGAGACCCTCCACGGCATCACCGACCAGCCGAGGACCCGGAAGGCCGCGCACAGCGTCCTGCGGAGGATCTTCAAGGAGCCCTTCGTCGCCCGGATCGGCGACCAGGCGGGCGCTGCCCAGGCCGTCCACGACCTGTACGCCATCGCCCCCGCGATGAGCGAGGAGAGCCCGGACGGCGAGGGCTGGGGCATGGAGCGCTTCGTCTCCCGGTCGGACGCGGCCTGGTTCGGCTATGTGTCCGACGCCGAGGACTTCTACGAGAAGGGGCCCGGCTTCGCCGACAGCGACATCACCTACAAGATGGCCGACGTCCTGCTGGACGACTTCTTCCGGCAGGCCGAGGCCAAGCGGGCCGGCACCAGCGATCTCGGGGCCGAGCTGCGGTTCAGCCATGCCGAGGAGATCATTCCGCTGGCCGCGCTGATGAGGCTGCCGGGGAGCACGCGGGCGACGGAGCCGGGGGAGGCGTACACGTACGCGGACAATCCCTGGCGGGGTGCGGACGTGTCCCCGCTCGGAGCCAACATCCAGTGGGACGTCTTCGCCAAGGGCGACCGGTACCTGGTCCGGATGCTCTACAACGAGAAGGAGACGGCCTTCAAGCCGGGGTGCCGTCCGGTTGCCGAGGGCAGCAGCTTCTACGACCTCGACGAACTGGAGCGTTGCTTCGGGCGGAGCTGA
- a CDS encoding chitinase, translating to MIRRLLATALTAAFLVPLGIATAPAASAADTCAVKPKPAGKVLQGYWENWDGSANGVHPPFGWTPITDPRIPAHGYNVINAAFPVIRSDGTALWEDGMDTGVKVATPAEMCAAKASGRTILLSIGGAAAGIDLSSSAVADRFVETIVPILKKYNFDGIDIDIETGLVGSGTIGRLSTSQANLIRIIDGILARMPAGFGLTMAPETAYVTGGSITYGSIWGAYLPVVKKYADNGRLWWLNMQYYNGSMYGCSGDSYAAGTVQGFTAQTDCLDKGLVVQGTTIRVPYDKQVPGLPAQSGAGGGYMAPSLVSQAWRHYGTSLKGLMTWSINWDGARNWTFGDNVKALQGR from the coding sequence ATGATCAGACGTCTGCTCGCCACCGCGCTCACCGCGGCGTTCCTCGTCCCCCTGGGCATCGCCACCGCGCCCGCCGCCTCCGCCGCCGACACCTGCGCGGTGAAGCCGAAACCGGCCGGCAAGGTGCTCCAGGGCTACTGGGAGAACTGGGACGGCTCCGCCAACGGCGTCCACCCTCCCTTCGGCTGGACCCCGATCACCGACCCCCGCATCCCCGCCCACGGCTACAACGTGATCAACGCGGCCTTCCCGGTGATCCGCTCCGACGGCACGGCGCTGTGGGAGGACGGCATGGACACCGGCGTGAAGGTGGCCACGCCCGCCGAGATGTGCGCGGCCAAGGCGTCCGGCCGGACGATCCTGCTCTCCATCGGCGGCGCGGCGGCCGGCATCGACCTGTCGTCCTCCGCCGTGGCCGACCGGTTCGTGGAGACGATCGTCCCGATCCTGAAGAAGTACAACTTCGACGGCATCGACATCGACATCGAGACGGGCCTGGTCGGCAGCGGCACCATCGGCCGGCTCTCCACGTCCCAGGCGAACCTGATCCGCATCATCGACGGGATCCTCGCGCGGATGCCGGCGGGCTTCGGCCTGACGATGGCCCCCGAGACGGCGTACGTCACCGGCGGCAGCATCACCTACGGCTCGATCTGGGGCGCGTACCTGCCGGTCGTCAAGAAGTACGCGGACAACGGCCGCCTGTGGTGGCTGAACATGCAGTACTACAACGGCAGCATGTACGGCTGCTCCGGCGACTCCTACGCGGCCGGCACCGTGCAGGGCTTCACCGCCCAGACCGACTGCCTCGACAAGGGCCTGGTGGTCCAGGGCACGACGATCAGGGTGCCGTACGACAAGCAGGTGCCCGGCCTGCCCGCCCAGTCCGGCGCGGGCGGCGGCTACATGGCGCCGTCGCTGGTCTCCCAGGCCTGGAGGCACTACGGCACGTCGCTCAAGGGCCTGATGACGTGGTCGATCAACTGGGACGGCGCGAGGAACTGGACCTTCGGCGACAACGTCAAGGCGCTCCAGGGCCGCTGA
- a CDS encoding metal ABC transporter permease — MEFLNSAFMQRALLAAVLVGITAPAIGIYLVQRRQALLGDGIGHVAMTGVGLGFLLSTSPVWMATAVSVLGAVLMELIRWYGRTRGDIALAMLFYGGMAGGVMLINLAPGGSNANLVSYLFGSLSTVSESDVTAICVLAAFVLLVTLGLRRQLFAVSQDEEFARVTGLPVRALNLLTAVTAAVTVTVAMRVVGLLLVSALMVVPVAAAQQLSRSFTVTFVIAVAIGVVVTVSGTITSYYQYVPPGATIVLLTIAAFLALTALATPLARRRARAAAAAQPAGDPAECSIPAARGAGEEIGV; from the coding sequence ATGGAATTCCTGAACTCCGCCTTCATGCAGCGGGCGCTGCTGGCCGCCGTGCTGGTCGGCATCACCGCGCCCGCCATCGGCATCTACCTGGTCCAGCGCCGCCAGGCCCTGCTGGGCGACGGAATCGGACACGTGGCCATGACGGGCGTCGGCCTCGGCTTCCTGCTGTCCACCTCCCCGGTGTGGATGGCGACGGCCGTCTCCGTCCTCGGCGCGGTCCTGATGGAACTGATCCGCTGGTACGGCAGGACCCGCGGCGACATCGCCCTGGCCATGCTGTTCTACGGCGGCATGGCCGGCGGCGTGATGCTGATCAACCTCGCGCCGGGCGGCTCCAACGCCAACCTGGTGTCGTACCTGTTCGGCTCCCTGTCGACGGTGTCCGAGTCCGACGTGACCGCGATCTGCGTGCTCGCCGCGTTCGTCCTGCTGGTCACGCTGGGCCTGCGCCGCCAGCTGTTCGCGGTCAGCCAGGACGAGGAGTTCGCGCGGGTCACGGGCCTGCCGGTGCGCGCCCTGAACCTGCTGACGGCGGTCACCGCGGCCGTCACCGTCACGGTCGCCATGCGGGTGGTCGGCCTGCTGCTGGTGTCCGCGCTGATGGTCGTCCCCGTGGCGGCGGCGCAGCAGCTCAGCCGCAGCTTCACCGTCACCTTCGTGATCGCGGTGGCCATCGGGGTGGTCGTGACCGTCAGCGGCACGATCACGTCGTACTACCAGTACGTCCCGCCGGGCGCCACGATCGTCCTGCTGACCATCGCCGCGTTCCTCGCGCTGACCGCGCTGGCCACGCCGCTGGCCCGGCGACGCGCCCGCGCCGCAGCCGCGGCCCAGCCCGCCGGCGACCCGGCGGAGTGCTCGATTCCGGCCGCGCGCGGGGCCGGTGAGGAGATCGGCGTCTGA
- a CDS encoding metal ABC transporter substrate-binding protein: MNVRRHTRSGKRRLIPAAAVAAVTALGAGALTACSGDSAAAANTSKFDVVASFYPMQFLAEQIGGKHVHVTTLTSPGQEPHDLELNPRQIAALEESDAVLYLKNLQPSVDDAVAQSPVETKIDAASFTTLEDHGNEVGGHAAGHDTHQGEESAGKDPHIWLDPVRYAQVAEGVGKAFEKADPEHAADYRKNTVKLVGKLDALNFAFRQSLAHTRSKVFITTHAAFGYLAERYGLTEEAISGLDPESEPSAARIRDLERMARADGASTVFYETLVSDKTAKTVAGDAGLKTDVLDPIEGITDRSRGRDYFAVQQANLKALQKALGAK, translated from the coding sequence ATGAACGTACGACGGCACACCCGCTCCGGCAAGCGGCGCCTCATACCCGCCGCCGCGGTCGCCGCGGTCACCGCCCTCGGGGCCGGCGCCCTCACCGCCTGCTCCGGCGACAGCGCGGCAGCGGCCAACACCTCCAAGTTCGACGTCGTCGCGTCGTTCTACCCGATGCAGTTCCTCGCCGAGCAGATCGGCGGGAAGCACGTCCACGTCACCACCCTCACCTCCCCCGGCCAGGAACCGCACGACCTGGAGCTCAACCCGAGGCAGATCGCCGCGCTGGAGGAGTCCGACGCGGTGCTGTACCTGAAGAACCTCCAGCCGTCCGTCGACGACGCGGTGGCCCAGTCCCCGGTCGAGACCAAGATCGACGCAGCCTCCTTCACCACGCTGGAGGACCACGGCAACGAGGTCGGCGGCCACGCGGCCGGGCACGACACCCACCAGGGCGAGGAGTCCGCCGGCAAGGACCCGCACATCTGGCTCGACCCGGTGCGCTACGCCCAGGTCGCCGAGGGCGTCGGCAAGGCCTTCGAGAAGGCCGACCCCGAGCACGCGGCCGACTACCGGAAGAACACCGTGAAGCTGGTCGGGAAGCTGGACGCCCTGAACTTCGCGTTCCGGCAGAGCCTCGCCCACACCAGGAGCAAGGTCTTCATCACCACCCACGCCGCCTTCGGCTACCTCGCCGAGCGCTACGGACTCACCGAGGAGGCCATCAGCGGCCTCGACCCCGAGTCCGAGCCGAGCGCTGCCCGCATCCGGGACCTGGAGAGGATGGCCCGGGCCGACGGGGCCTCCACGGTCTTCTACGAGACGCTCGTCAGCGACAAGACCGCCAAGACCGTCGCCGGCGACGCCGGGCTGAAGACCGACGTCCTCGACCCGATCGAGGGCATCACCGACAGGTCACGCGGCCGGGACTACTTCGCGGTCCAGCAGGCCAACCTCAAGGCGCTCCAGAAGGCGCTGGGCGCCAAGTGA
- a CDS encoding MFS transporter, with product MRETVIAPAVRPTAAPPALGGPGLFTVLLAAALPLVDFFIVNVALPTIGADLAAGEAVLELVVAGYGVAYAVLLVLGGRLGDLFGRRRLFLGGMAAFGLTSLACGLAPGAWSLVAARVAQGASAAAMLPQVLATIQAATSGARRAKAMSLYGATAGLAMVAGQILGGVLVAADVAGTGWRAIFLVNVPVVVLGLVLAARYVPETRSQHPEPVDGPGTVLLAVSLLTLLAPLTEGRAAGWPLWTWLSLAAFPFAVGAFWVVERRADRSGRTPLVPPSLFRVPSMRHGLKLLLPFSIGFSGFMFVIALALQQGAGLGPVAAGLALAPMAVSYLLVSLAGPRLIARHGTRVVTAGAVVQAVGLLLILLAAWRYWPHLDVASLLPGAAVAGAGQALQLPNVMRIVMSEVPSARAGVGSGVMVTTQQSALALGVATLGTLFLTLVPHLGMRDALVSTLLVQLAGPVLTGLLSLRLPRTVG from the coding sequence ATGAGGGAAACCGTCATCGCCCCCGCCGTCCGGCCGACGGCCGCGCCGCCCGCGCTCGGCGGGCCCGGGCTGTTCACCGTCCTGCTCGCCGCGGCGCTGCCGCTGGTCGACTTCTTCATCGTCAACGTGGCCCTGCCGACGATCGGCGCCGACCTCGCCGCGGGCGAGGCCGTGCTGGAACTGGTCGTCGCCGGGTACGGGGTCGCGTACGCCGTGCTGCTCGTGCTCGGCGGGCGCCTCGGCGACCTGTTCGGCCGCCGGCGGCTGTTCCTCGGCGGCATGGCCGCGTTCGGGCTCACCTCGCTGGCCTGCGGGCTCGCGCCCGGCGCCTGGAGCCTCGTCGCGGCCCGGGTCGCGCAGGGCGCCTCCGCCGCCGCGATGCTGCCGCAGGTGCTCGCCACCATCCAGGCCGCCACGAGCGGCGCGCGCCGTGCGAAGGCCATGAGCCTGTACGGCGCCACGGCCGGCCTGGCCATGGTGGCCGGGCAGATCCTGGGCGGGGTGCTGGTCGCCGCCGATGTCGCCGGGACCGGATGGCGGGCGATCTTCCTCGTCAACGTCCCGGTGGTCGTGCTGGGGCTCGTGCTGGCCGCGCGGTACGTGCCGGAGACCCGGTCGCAGCACCCGGAGCCGGTGGACGGCCCCGGCACCGTGCTGCTCGCGGTGTCCCTGCTGACGCTGCTCGCGCCGCTCACCGAGGGCCGGGCCGCCGGCTGGCCGCTGTGGACCTGGCTGTCGCTGGCCGCGTTCCCGTTCGCGGTGGGCGCGTTCTGGGTGGTGGAGCGGCGGGCGGACCGGTCGGGGCGGACGCCGTTGGTGCCGCCGAGCCTGTTCCGGGTGCCGTCCATGCGGCACGGTCTGAAGCTGCTGCTGCCGTTCTCCATCGGCTTCAGCGGGTTCATGTTCGTGATCGCGCTGGCCCTGCAGCAGGGCGCCGGGCTGGGGCCGGTGGCGGCCGGGCTCGCGCTCGCGCCGATGGCCGTGTCGTACCTGCTCGTCTCCCTCGCCGGACCCCGGCTGATCGCCCGCCACGGCACCCGGGTGGTCACCGCCGGGGCCGTGGTCCAGGCAGTGGGCCTGCTGCTGATCCTGCTGGCCGCGTGGCGGTACTGGCCGCACCTGGACGTCGCCTCCCTGCTGCCGGGCGCGGCGGTGGCCGGTGCCGGTCAGGCGCTCCAGCTGCCCAACGTGATGCGGATCGTGATGTCCGAGGTGCCGTCCGCCCGCGCCGGTGTCGGCAGTGGTGTGATGGTCACCACTCAGCAGTCGGCGCTGGCACTGGGCGTGGCCACGCTGGGCACCCTGTTCCTGACCCTCGTGCCGCACCTGGGCATGCGGGACGCGCTGGTCAGCACGCTGCTGGTGCAGCTGGCGGGTCCGGTGCTGACCGGTCTGCTGAGTCTGCGGCTGCCCCGGACGGTCGGCTGA
- a CDS encoding Fur family transcriptional regulator, producing the protein MTTAGPPVKGRATRQRAAVAAALDEVDEFRSAQELHDMLKHKGDSVGLTTVYRTLQSLAEAGEVDVLRTSEGESVYRRCSTGEHHHHLVCRACGKAVEVEGPAVEKWAEAIAAEHGYVNVAHTVEIFGTCADCADCAVS; encoded by the coding sequence GTGACGACCGCTGGACCGCCCGTGAAGGGCCGCGCGACCCGCCAGCGTGCAGCCGTGGCGGCGGCCCTGGACGAGGTCGACGAGTTCCGCAGCGCGCAGGAACTGCACGACATGCTCAAGCACAAGGGCGACTCGGTCGGGCTCACCACGGTCTACCGGACGCTGCAGTCCCTCGCCGAGGCCGGCGAGGTCGACGTCCTGCGCACCTCCGAGGGCGAGTCCGTCTACCGCCGCTGCTCCACCGGCGAACACCACCACCACCTGGTCTGCCGCGCCTGCGGCAAGGCGGTGGAGGTGGAGGGCCCGGCCGTCGAGAAGTGGGCGGAGGCCATCGCGGCGGAGCACGGGTACGTCAACGTGGCGCACACGGTCGAGATCTTCGGCACCTGCGCCGACTGTGCGGACTGCGCGGTGAGCTGA
- a CDS encoding metal ABC transporter ATP-binding protein has translation MTSEPVIALRGVTAELGARPVLRGIDLTVGRGEVVALLGANGSGKSTAIRTVIGQVPVSGGTVELFGTPRRSFRDWARVGYVPQRTTAAGGVPATVTEIVSAGRLSRTRFGVFRRSDREAVRRALELVGMADRAKDSVDALSGGQHQRVLIARALVAEPELLIMDEPMAGVDLASQEVLARTLKQQVEAGATVLLVLHELGPLEPLIDRAVVLRDGCVLHDGPPPRAVGQHALPGHDHVHPHAPAGAEPIRTGLLS, from the coding sequence ATGACCAGCGAGCCTGTCATAGCCCTGCGGGGGGTGACCGCCGAACTCGGCGCGCGTCCCGTCCTGCGCGGCATCGATCTCACCGTCGGCCGCGGCGAGGTCGTCGCGCTGCTCGGCGCGAACGGCTCCGGCAAGTCCACGGCGATCCGCACGGTCATCGGCCAGGTGCCGGTCAGCGGCGGCACGGTCGAGCTGTTCGGCACCCCGCGCCGGTCCTTCCGGGACTGGGCGCGCGTGGGCTACGTACCCCAGCGCACGACGGCCGCGGGCGGCGTCCCGGCGACGGTCACCGAGATCGTCTCCGCGGGCCGGCTGTCCCGCACCCGCTTCGGCGTCTTCCGCAGGAGCGACCGGGAGGCGGTGCGCCGGGCCCTGGAGCTGGTCGGCATGGCGGACCGCGCCAAGGACTCGGTCGACGCACTCTCCGGCGGCCAGCACCAGCGGGTGCTGATCGCCCGCGCGCTCGTCGCCGAACCCGAGCTGCTGATCATGGACGAGCCGATGGCCGGTGTCGACCTGGCCAGCCAGGAGGTCCTGGCACGGACGCTGAAGCAGCAGGTCGAGGCCGGTGCGACGGTCCTGCTCGTGCTGCACGAACTGGGCCCGCTGGAGCCCCTGATCGACCGGGCGGTCGTCCTGCGCGACGGCTGCGTGCTGCACGACGGGCCGCCCCCGCGCGCGGTCGGCCAGCACGCCCTGCCCGGCCACGACCACGTGCACCCGCACGCACCGGCGGGCGCCGAACCGATCCGCACGGGACTGCTGAGCTGA
- a CDS encoding glycine--tRNA ligase — translation MAADKIDTIVSLSKRRGFVFPCSEIYGGQRAAWDYGPLGVELKENIKRQWWRYMVTSREDVVGIDSSVILASEVWVASGHVATFTDPLTECTSCHKRFRADHLEEAYEEKKGHAPANGLADINCPNCGNKGQFTEPKQFSGLLSTHLGPTQDSGSVAYLRPETAQGIFTNFAQVQTTSRRKPPFGIAQMGKSFRNEITPGNFIFRTREFEQMEMEFFVKPGEDEQWQEYWMEQRWNWYTGLGLREENMRWYEHPKEKLSHYSKRTADIEYRFQFGGSEWGELEGVANRTDYDLSAHAKASGQDLTYYDQEAGERWTPYVIEPAAGVGRTMLAFLLDAYVEDEAPNAKGKMEKRTVLRLDHRLAPVKVAVLPLSRNAELSPKAKGLAQALRQHWNIEFDDAGAIGRRYRRQDEIGTPFCVTVDFDTLEDNAVTVRERDSMKQERVSLDQIEGYLASRLIGA, via the coding sequence GTGGCCGCCGACAAGATCGACACCATCGTCAGCCTGAGCAAGCGCCGTGGCTTCGTTTTCCCGTGCAGTGAGATCTACGGCGGACAGCGTGCCGCCTGGGACTACGGACCGCTGGGTGTCGAGCTCAAGGAGAACATCAAGCGCCAGTGGTGGCGCTACATGGTGACGTCGCGCGAGGACGTCGTCGGTATCGACTCGTCCGTCATCCTGGCTTCCGAGGTCTGGGTCGCCTCCGGCCACGTCGCCACCTTCACGGACCCGCTGACCGAGTGCACCTCGTGTCACAAGCGGTTCCGCGCCGACCACCTGGAGGAGGCGTACGAGGAGAAGAAGGGCCACGCCCCGGCGAACGGCCTGGCGGACATCAACTGCCCGAACTGCGGCAACAAGGGCCAGTTCACCGAGCCCAAGCAGTTCTCCGGTCTGCTCTCCACCCACCTCGGCCCCACCCAGGACTCCGGTTCCGTCGCCTACCTGCGCCCCGAGACCGCCCAGGGCATCTTCACCAACTTCGCCCAGGTGCAGACCACCTCGCGCCGCAAGCCGCCGTTCGGCATCGCCCAGATGGGCAAGTCGTTCCGCAACGAGATCACGCCGGGCAACTTCATCTTCCGCACCCGCGAGTTCGAGCAGATGGAGATGGAGTTCTTCGTCAAGCCGGGCGAGGACGAGCAGTGGCAGGAATACTGGATGGAGCAGCGCTGGAACTGGTACACCGGCCTGGGTCTCCGTGAGGAGAACATGCGCTGGTACGAGCACCCGAAGGAGAAGCTCTCCCACTACTCCAAGCGCACCGCCGACATCGAGTACCGCTTCCAGTTCGGCGGCTCGGAGTGGGGTGAGCTGGAGGGTGTCGCCAACCGCACCGACTACGACCTCTCCGCGCACGCCAAGGCCTCCGGCCAGGACCTCACCTACTACGACCAGGAGGCCGGCGAGCGCTGGACGCCGTACGTCATCGAGCCCGCGGCCGGTGTCGGACGCACCATGCTCGCCTTCCTGCTCGACGCCTACGTCGAGGACGAGGCGCCCAACGCCAAGGGCAAGATGGAGAAGCGCACCGTGCTGCGCCTCGACCACCGCCTCGCCCCGGTGAAGGTCGCCGTGCTCCCGCTCTCCCGCAACGCGGAGCTGTCCCCCAAGGCCAAGGGCCTCGCCCAGGCGCTGCGGCAGCACTGGAACATCGAGTTCGACGACGCCGGCGCCATCGGCCGCCGCTACCGCCGCCAGGACGAGATCGGTACGCCGTTCTGCGTGACCGTCGACTTCGACACCCTGGAGGACAACGCCGTCACGGTGCGCGAGCGTGACTCCATGAAGCAGGAGCGCGTGTCGCTGGACCAGATCGAGGGCTACCTGGCCAGCCGCCTGATCGGCGCCTAG